The following nucleotide sequence is from Nitrososphaerota archaeon.
CCTTCTTTTCCTACTTTTTATTAGAAATTTAGTTACTCTTGGCCGCCAGCGCATTTTTTATCGTACTTGAGCTACATTAGTCCTATGTATTAAGGAATTTTAAAGCAAAATACTGGAATTATTTATACAAAATCTTTTAAGTTGCGTGATCTTTTATCGCGTTCGATACTTGAGAGCTCTACAACGAGCTCCTTTATCATTCCTTGGATGAAGCCTGAGATCTTCTCTTGAGTCAGCTCGGATGTAATCATCTGCTTCGCAGCTTTGTCCTCAACTGTAATCAACAGTTCGTCCGGCTTGAACGGTTTCCTGATAAATGCGTCTGCTCCTAGATTTAGCGCTTCAACTGCGTTATCTACGGTGGCTTTGCCTGTGACCATAATGTTCGCCATCATCGGGTCTATCTCCTTTAACTTTCGCAGCAGATCTGTTCCGCTCATATCAGGTAACACAATATCTATCAAAGCAACATTGTGATGCTTCTCAATAGCCTTCTCGATTCCTTCTTTACCTGAGCGCGCTACGTCAAGATCGTATCCTCTCCGCTCTAAAAGCTTCTGAAGTGCTTTGCGCGTCAGCTCATCATCATCAATTACCAATACACTGGTGGTGTTAGATAACCTGACCAACCCTTCAATGGGTAGTTATCTAAGACGTTAATAAAATTATCGCTTAACAGCTAACATCGAACAAATAACTGTAATTTACCAGTCACTTCATACATCCTATTGCCATTTAACAGATAGATTTCAGCAAATTTAACTATATAGCCTCGACTTAAAATCAGCCAATTCTATTAACCGATTAATATTATACGGGCCCGGAGGGATTCGAACCCTCGATCTCCGGCTTCGGAGGCTAACGCCAAGGCCACTTGTCAGCGCCCTAATCCATACCAGAGCCGCTTCTATCATAATTACTAGCAGCTTCTCTAGGCATAAGCTTGCTAGGCCACGGGCCCAAAAAACCTACCCCGCTCAGGCTATATAAGCAGTACCAGCAAACAACGATCCACTTTTCTAATGACGCACATTTTTTAGGTCGAGTGAACCATTATAGTACAGTGAAACTATCTCGAAGTTTCCAAAGCTTAACCTGCCAGATCAAACCGGTAGACTTCGAAAGCTCGACGAGTTCCAGGATCGAAATTACATTGTCATCTACTTTTACCCAATGGATAATACGCCCGGCTGCACAATCGAGGCTAAAGGGTTCACTAAACACCTCGACGAGTTTCACAAACACGGAGTCGAGGTTATCGGTGTGTCAACTCAATCTCCGAGTAGTCACGTCAACTTTTGCAGTCGACACGATCTGAAGATAATTCTGCTCAGCGATGAAGAGAAACGATTGACGAAACAGCTAGGGGTGCTGAACGGCCTGACTAGAACAGCGAAGCGAACAACGTTCCTCATCCAGCCCAACGGCAGAATCGTCAAGGAATGGCGAAACGTCAAACCTGCAATCCACGTTCAGGAAGTGCTTGACTACATTCAGAGCTTAGAACCACCTGCAGCCGCCACCTAGCACCCTTACTACCTTCTCCGTGAAGATGTTGCAGTGCAACTTTTAAGGGCACGGTTCGAAGCCGCCTGTGTAGAGTAGAGTGGAGTAGAATCGATGAGCGGGACGCGGATACGATGCTTCGCAGCCGATGTTGATGGAACCATCGCGGATTACGCTGGACGGATAGATCTCAACGCGGCAGCGACCCTGAGAAGAATCGATGACTTGGGCTACAACGTGATATTTGTCAGCGGCCGCTCCGCTTGGGAGCTCTACACATTAGCCACATACATCGGCACCACCTTGCTTTCAGTGGGTGAGAACGGTGGGGTCATCTCAACCTCGCCCTCAGATATCAGGTTGCTAGGCGACAAATCATATGGTCTAATGGCCTACGATTATCTATCCAAGCGAATCAAGGATGTTGAGATTAAACCTACGATGCCCCGCTTCACTGAAGTCGTGTTGAAACGAAGCTTCGACCTCACTGAAGGGGAAAAAATTCTCGAAGAAAGCGGTCTACCAGTCAAGCTGGTGGACAGCACCTTCGCCTACCACATCAGCAACCGAGACGTGAACAAAGGAAACGGGTTAAGAATCGCATTACAGCAGCTAGGTATCAAACCATCGGAGACCGTGGCCATCGGCGACAGCGACACAGACATATCTATGTTCGAAACCTGTGGGCACAGCATCGCAGTCGGAAACGCAACCGAGGGCGCCCTGAAACATGCTAAATACAAAGTCAACAGCCACCTCGGCGCAGGATTAATAGAGGCGGTGCAGCTAGCCTTTCAAAAGCTAATTGGGAGCGGTATCGAGGATCTGGTGAAAAAGAAGAATGAGTTACCGTGAGCTCAAAACTCAGGTGAAGCAGTGCGTCGAAGCTGCTTTAGCAGCGAACGGCTTCCCCACCATCGAGTTCGAACCTGTTGAACCGCCTAGACCTGAATTCGGAGATCTCTCAGTATCAGTCGCGTTAAACTTGGCCGGCAGGTTGAAGATGAAGCCGCTGGACGTAGCTGAACGAATAGTCTCCAAGATAGTGATACCTGAAGGCTCATTGATCCGGAAGTGCTGGGTTCACCCGCCCGGTTACGTTAACTTCAACAGCATTTACCCTCAATACGCTAAACAGACTATTCTCAATACGCTGCGCGACGGAGCCAGCTACGGTCGCGTAAACATTGGCGGTGGGGCACGAGTAGGTATTGAGCATACTAGTGTCAATCCGAATAAGGCTCTCCATTATGGTCACTTACGTAACGTGGTGCTGGGCGATTCAGTACGCCGCCTACTCTCATTCGCGGGGTACGAGGCGCAGACCCTGAACTACATTGACGACTCAGGTCTACAGGTCGCTGATCTAATAGTCGGCTTCCGCTACGCTGGTTTCAACACTGAACCGGAAGGAGCGGAGAAGTTCGACCACTACTGCGGAGACACAGTCTACGTAAAGGTGAATGAGCTGTACGAGACCCGGAAGGACTTGGCTGCGGCGCAGAAGCAGGTGCTTCGGGAGATGGAGGATCATACAAGTGACACCGCGAGGCTGGCATCGAAAATAACGCTTCGCATCCTCGGCGAGCAGCTGAAAACCTGCTGGCGAATAGGTGCACGATACGATCTCCTAAACTTTGAGTCACATATTCTTCAGACAAGAATGTGGAACGACGTTTTTGAACAACTAAAAAGTCGGGGGCTGGTCGAATACGCAAAGGAAGGCAAGTACGCCGGGTGTTGGATAGTTCGGGTGGAAGGCGAGTATGAAGGTGAGGAGAAGGTTATTGTCCGAAGCGACGGTACCGCTACATATATCGCGAAGGATATTCCTTATGCTGCTTGGAAACTCGGGCTCATCCCGGATCGGTTCGGATACCGGGTCTTTAATGAGCAGCCTGACGAAAAACGGCTGTGGAGTACTGTTGTAGGGAAAGGTGAGCCGAGTCACCCCGTGTTCGCGCCTTACTCTAAAGCAATCACTGTGATAGATGTGAGGCAGGGACGTCTGCAGCGAATTATCGGGAGAATACTCTCCAACTTATCAGGTGATGTGCAAGTCAACAGGTATGTTCACTTATACTACGAAATCGTCTCACTAAGCGGCAAAACAGTAGAAGAGCTCGGTCTAGGCGCCAACGACAAGCGAACAATAAGCATGTCTGGACGCCGAGGCATTTACATTAATGCGGACGATGTCCTCGACGCAGTGCATAGAAAAGCCTACGAAGAAACCAAGAAAAGAAACCCCGATGAAGATGATGCTTGGCTACATAAAACTGCGGAGAAAATAGCTGTAGCCGCAATCAGATACGAGCTTTTAAAACAGGATCTAGGCAAGACCATCGTGTTCGATCTTGAACGCGCATTAGATCTTGAGGGTGAAACAGGCCCATATCTACAATACGCCTATGCACGAGCTACACGAATCATTGAGAAGGCTGGGAACACATCGACTGTAGACTCGGTAGATCTTTCAAAGTTAACTGACACATCTGAAGTAGCGCTGATCAAGGAGATATCAAAATTTGACCTAATAATCGAGGAATCTGTTAAAAACTTGGCTCCAAAAGTTATTGCCCACTATCTCTATAACACAGTCTCTCTCTTCAACACCTTCTATGAAAAGATGCCCGTACTGAAGGAGCGAGACGAATCAGTCAAAGGTGCACGGTTGACTTTGGTAAAGGCGTTCCAAACTGTAGTGAAAAACGGTTTGAGTCTACTGGGGATCGAATCGCCAGACCGTATTTGAAAAAGCATCTTTCTGATCTGAACCCCAAATCCATAACCAATAATATTTGGCGATACACACCTAGAGTACATGCTATGCTGAGGAGGAGTGAGCGTCTAGCCTCAAGGAGAGGCGTTTCCGGGTTAATCGCATCTATCTTACTCTTCGCAATGCTCTTCACAACAGGAGCGGCCTACTTTCTCTTCGTCACGGACAGCCAGTTCAATCTTCAGGAAGCCGCAAAATCTACTCTGCGTAGGGAAATGCAGCAGACGAGCGAAAATGTTTTTGTTGACGCTTCGAAACTGGACAACGGTCACTTAGGGGTATCTCTAACTAACACGGGAACATCTTCAATTCAAGTGAAGCAGATTCTCGTTCTTGATGCTAATAGTAGGCTCTTGAAAAATATACAATCTCCAACGCTTCCCATCACGCTTAATGTTCAGGGCAAGACCTCGACACCAATTGACACCAATGTTACCGTCCAGCAAAACGCTAACTACACAATAAGAGCAGTAACGGATCGCGGCTCGCTCTTCTCATCAAGCTATCCTGATGTCTTGCCTAGGTACGCGCTTCAAGCTGAGTCAAGCGGTGCACTAACCATAGATATGTCTACGTTTAGGTTTCTCGAATTAACGGGAAATATGCAGTCAGGAAACGCTGTAGGCGGATATCCTGCGGTATCTATCCCAAGTAATCATATAAGTAATTCCTCGTTAAAGATTGCTTTCAAGATAACATTTACCAATAGGGATTATTTAGGTCGAAGTGTTACACTTTGGCCCGGCTCATCGATGACTATAATGTCTCTAAAGCCTGGAGGAGATAATGCCGTAGTAACTCCCTTCTACATAGTTGATGCTATCAATACTCAGGTGAACGGCGTTATTGCTTACAACTCCACGAAGTCCTACGCAACTATACCTGTTGACACCCAAGTCACCCTGTATTTTGGGTCGCGATATGCCTTATCGCCCACTCTTACTAACGTCGACTCTGAAGGCCAGACTCCGTTTACTGCACTCTTCACGCTCACCGGCGTATATAGCGACGCGACCTTCTTTGGACAGACTATACCTTTCCCAGCAGGAACAGTGACTGATTCAACCGCCGCCCTTTCAGCAACATCAGGAAATACCGGGGCAAGCATAACCGTTACAGCAGGAAACAACAACTTCATCAGCAGTACTAGAGGATACATCGGTTGGATAAACTCAACGGGCATATTGAGAATTGTAAAAACATTCACTACGACAAGCGTAGGTGGTATAAGCACTAACTTCAACGTTCCAACCGATGCAACAGGCTACGATACTGTCATAGTTAGTGACTATGTCAACTCCGTACCCTTCACATTCCGACACAATTAGCAAAAACGGGAAAAGACAAGACATGATTCTAATCAGCCATGATTCGGGGATTCCAACTAGGTACCCAGCTACTTGGAATTGGAAAGAACGATACATCGCTAAAAATAGACTTCTAAAGATGAATATGTTCAGAAAATATTATGCCTAGTACTATTCTGGATTTCAAATGCATAACGAATATCACCCAACTTCAAGATAACTTCTTGGTTAAGATGCATGAGGAAGATAGTGCGGCATCGGTTCTCACGTAAGGGGCTTTCTGGCCTAATCTCAGCAATCTTCCTTTTTGCAATGCTTTTCACTACTGGAGCAGCATACATATATTTTGTGACCGACAGTCAGTTCAAGCTTCAAGATTCTGCTAAATCAACCTTACAACGAGAAATGCAGCAGAAGAGTGAGAGCGCCTTGCTCAACACCTCTAAGCTAAGCAATAATCATCTAGGCACCACAATAACGAACACTGGGACTGAGCCAATCCAAGTGAAACAGATGTTTGTTCTTGATGGTGGTGGTCACCTATTGAAGAACATTCAATCACCTATACTCCCTGTAACTCTCAACAGCCAAAGTGCGAAAATGATAGATACTAACCTTACAGTTCAGCAGGGTACCAACTATACTGTTAAAGCAGTGACGGATCGCGGCTCGCTCTTCTCAGCCGTTTACCCCCCCTAATCATCCACTAACGTAACGTCAATAGTTACATCCGCCATTTCATCTCAGATTGCCCGCTCAATCGGCTCAGTAGCGATGGATACAACTACACTTCAATACTCCCAAGACGGAGGGATTACGTGGAAACTAGGCTGGAACGTTCCAGGCGGGGTCAATACAATCTGGCGAATCAACGTAACCAACATGTATACGCATGACATTTACCTAGCCAACTATTCTTCATTCTTACTCCTGAAAATTGTCTCAGGAGGCGGTGGGCAACTTCAACCCCAAACCTTTTACATAGTCAAAACAGCATCAGCAACAACCTATCCTAAACTCGACTCAAACTTCATCGCCAACGGCGGAATAATGCTTCCAGCCAATTCCAGCATCACCAAGACACTCTACCTAAAAATTGACAACCCAGGCAGCGGCAGCATACAACAGCTCAGTGCCGGTACACGATACATGGTTACACTCGAACTCTTCGGGAAATACGATTCTGCGACAAGTAGCTCCTATTATGGACAAAGCCTACCCTTCGTCGGCGTCCTAACGCCATAACATCAGCCACGATAAAACTTCTATTTCCAATCATTAAAAAAGACTCAACTAGTCAGGTGATCGATAAATTAAATCTAAACATTGGAGAACTTAACCGTAAATTAATGCTTACAGAGCGTTCACTGTTTATTTAGGGATAATTCTCGCATGTTACTCCTGTTCTTCGGACTGAACCGATGACACGGTTAACACCAATAACATATTTTCCATCTCGCTTCATGAGATTTGTAGTTCTTGAAAGGATCTCTTCGTTACGGATTTATGATGAACTGCGCCATCTATGCGCCTGTAGAAGCTGTTAGAGACCCGTGACCAGTAATACTAAAAGGGGTTTTGGTCTTTAACTACACAACATATTCTTTTGCGAGCTAGATTCGTTTATGTATATGTGCTTCTTTAGCTAAAATATTCTCTCCTAATGGAAAGGCATTCTCATATAATATCTCGAACGTTCGGATTAGATGCGCTATATATCTCTGGTTTCGCGTATAGAGGAACTCTTCGCCTGGTAGAACATTTGGAGCTGAGCCGAATAGCGCCTCTTTACCATCTACTATGACGGTCCACGAATACACCTTGTCAGTCCGTCTTGTCGAAACCCGGTTGCTCCACTTCATCTGTTTTAAGACATCTGTATCTTGCTCAGTTATTCCAAGAACCCCTTTAGCACTCACTCCTCTGTCAATAGCTCTGTTGAAGACGTCCATCAACTCCAATTTGCTCTTATCTTCGTATCTACCGCTATAGTAAATGTAAACTGAGGCTCTTCGGAACATCTCACGTACTCTCTCAACTGCAAGTCTATCGTGAAGAACCTCAAAACCATCGCCCTCCTGCTTCCAGATGTTATCTACAGGCCTCAATGACCCAAACCATTCAAGCAGCTCCCCCTTGGTCTCGCTAAGTGCAGACATCCTTCGGATTGATGGTAGTAACAGGCTCTTCAAGACTTCAGCTGGATGACGCGCACGATACCTTACGGGATGCGCTATGATTTGGTCGATTACGCCCATATCTTGAAGTTCCCTAAGAACACGATACACCTCAGCCTTATGCATCTTGCAGATCTCCCTGATATGCTTCGCCGACGCCTCCCCTAACATGTAGTTGGCAACATATACTCTAGCCTGAAGCTCAGTGAAGCCGAACTGAACCATCTGACTGAGCCGGATCTCGTCAAACTGATTGACCATGCAATTTACATCCCCTTAAGCACAGCGCAGATTAATAGTCGTACGGATACTGTATTACCAGTATTTATATCTATTTGAAGTATGCAAAATACGAAAAATATTAATTCGTAGATCAGTTCTATATACCATAATAACTGAGGCGTCCTTCTGCGTCTCTGCCGGCACGCCAGTGAATGTTGCATGCCGTGGGCAAACTTCCTGTTGCATAAGATGAGTCGAAGGTTCGTGATGCAGTTTGTTAAATGTCTAGATTAGCTAGACATTCTATGTTGCCGCTGCAAAGAGTTCTAGACTTGTCATTACTTGGATCTTGGTTAGCCCCTAGTCTGTGGTGAACTCAATAACTTTGCCGGATTCATTATTAATAGCCACCTTGATCACGGTGTCATCATTCTCAAGTTCAACCTCGTATATCCCATCATCTTCATCATAATGAACATCTGATGTGGTGGTGTCCGTGTATCCCGCCTCCTCCGCCATCTCTCGAGCAATTCTAACAGCCTCACGCATATCCATACCCGTGGCCATGATGAACGATTAGCTTATCCTGCTCTTTAGCCTTA
It contains:
- a CDS encoding response regulator; this translates as MVIDDDELTRKALQKLLERRGYDLDVARSGKEGIEKAIEKHHNVALIDIVLPDMSGTDLLRKLKEIDPMMANIMVTGKATVDNAVEALNLGADAFIRKPFKPDELLITVEDKAAKQMITSELTQEKISGFIQGMIKELVVELSSIERDKRSRNLKDFV
- a CDS encoding peroxiredoxin; protein product: MPDQTGRLRKLDEFQDRNYIVIYFYPMDNTPGCTIEAKGFTKHLDEFHKHGVEVIGVSTQSPSSHVNFCSRHDLKIILLSDEEKRLTKQLGVLNGLTRTAKRTTFLIQPNGRIVKEWRNVKPAIHVQEVLDYIQSLEPPAAAT
- a CDS encoding phosphoglycolate phosphatase, giving the protein MSGTRIRCFAADVDGTIADYAGRIDLNAAATLRRIDDLGYNVIFVSGRSAWELYTLATYIGTTLLSVGENGGVISTSPSDIRLLGDKSYGLMAYDYLSKRIKDVEIKPTMPRFTEVVLKRSFDLTEGEKILEESGLPVKLVDSTFAYHISNRDVNKGNGLRIALQQLGIKPSETVAIGDSDTDISMFETCGHSIAVGNATEGALKHAKYKVNSHLGAGLIEAVQLAFQKLIGSGIEDLVKKKNELP
- a CDS encoding arginine--tRNA ligase, with translation MSYRELKTQVKQCVEAALAANGFPTIEFEPVEPPRPEFGDLSVSVALNLAGRLKMKPLDVAERIVSKIVIPEGSLIRKCWVHPPGYVNFNSIYPQYAKQTILNTLRDGASYGRVNIGGGARVGIEHTSVNPNKALHYGHLRNVVLGDSVRRLLSFAGYEAQTLNYIDDSGLQVADLIVGFRYAGFNTEPEGAEKFDHYCGDTVYVKVNELYETRKDLAAAQKQVLREMEDHTSDTARLASKITLRILGEQLKTCWRIGARYDLLNFESHILQTRMWNDVFEQLKSRGLVEYAKEGKYAGCWIVRVEGEYEGEEKVIVRSDGTATYIAKDIPYAAWKLGLIPDRFGYRVFNEQPDEKRLWSTVVGKGEPSHPVFAPYSKAITVIDVRQGRLQRIIGRILSNLSGDVQVNRYVHLYYEIVSLSGKTVEELGLGANDKRTISMSGRRGIYINADDVLDAVHRKAYEETKKRNPDEDDAWLHKTAEKIAVAAIRYELLKQDLGKTIVFDLERALDLEGETGPYLQYAYARATRIIEKAGNTSTVDSVDLSKLTDTSEVALIKEISKFDLIIEESVKNLAPKVIAHYLYNTVSLFNTFYEKMPVLKERDESVKGARLTLVKAFQTVVKNGLSLLGIESPDRI
- a CDS encoding PepSY domain-containing protein is translated as MATGMDMREAVRIAREMAEEAGYTDTTTSDVHYDEDDGIYEVELENDDTVIKVAINNESGKVIEFTTD